In a genomic window of Niallia taxi:
- the hutP gene encoding hut operon transcriptional regulator HutP produces MGKLTSLLTLLHNGSGEQEIKDELTKRGYRYTVGKVGAMDLFKVIAAIETTAKSNNIIDGDAYREVHALYHTILEALQGVGRGNVQFGEILRTVGLTFGIVRGEIEKYGYNGEWICVCIFGTIGAPKKGFEHDALGLGFNHI; encoded by the coding sequence ATGGGCAAACTAACGTCATTGTTAACACTTTTACATAACGGCAGCGGCGAACAGGAAATTAAAGACGAATTAACAAAAAGAGGCTATCGTTATACTGTAGGAAAAGTTGGCGCAATGGATTTATTTAAAGTAATTGCTGCAATTGAAACGACGGCTAAGTCCAATAATATTATTGATGGAGACGCATACAGAGAGGTTCATGCTCTTTATCACACCATATTAGAAGCACTGCAAGGTGTTGGGAGAGGCAATGTGCAATTCGGTGAAATATTGCGAACGGTAGGCCTGACATTCGGAATTGTCAGAGGTGAAATCGAAAAGTACGGCTATAATGGGGAATGGATTTGTGTTTGTATTTTTGGAACAATCGGAGCCCCGAAAAAAGGCTTTGAGCACGATGCATTAGGATTAGGATTTAACCATATATAG
- the hutH gene encoding histidine ammonia-lyase, with translation MYVFLDGSTLTFAEIKLVLNKKATVKIHEDAWENVKKSRAVVENLIEDKNVIYGVNTGFGKFSDTIISIDDLEHLQINLIRSHACAVGKPFSEDVSRVMLLLRANALAKGYSGIRPETLQLLVDCLNHEIHPVIPSQGSLGASGDLAPLAHLALVLVGEGEAIYLGEKLEAKEALRRAGLKPIRLKAKEGLALINGTQALTSVGVLAYIEAQKLFHLANRVAALTLEGLRGIIDAFSPESHLVRPYPEQQEVAERILSYVAGSKLTTKQGELRVQDAYSLRCIPQVHGAISQTLNYVKEKLIIEINSATDNPLIFADSGKVISGGNFHGQPIAFAMDFLSIGVAEIASISERRIERLVNPQLNDLPAFLSTNPGLESGLMITQYVAASLVSENKTLAHPSSVDSIPSSANQEDHVSMGTTAARHAYEIVQNARKVVAIEAICAAQAADIRGCEKLAPQSKLLHEKIRAIVPVIISDRVFATDIENLDQALKQENWSFDTGAITQGND, from the coding sequence ATGTATGTATTTCTTGATGGGAGCACATTGACATTTGCAGAAATCAAGCTTGTATTAAACAAAAAAGCGACAGTTAAAATTCATGAGGATGCATGGGAGAATGTAAAAAAAAGCAGGGCTGTTGTGGAAAACCTTATTGAGGATAAGAATGTAATTTACGGAGTAAATACAGGCTTTGGCAAGTTTAGTGACACGATAATCTCCATAGATGATTTAGAGCATTTACAAATCAATTTAATTAGAAGCCATGCCTGTGCTGTCGGCAAGCCCTTTTCTGAGGATGTTAGCAGAGTGATGCTGCTGCTTCGAGCAAATGCACTGGCAAAGGGCTATTCTGGGATACGGCCAGAAACACTTCAATTGCTCGTTGATTGCCTAAATCATGAAATTCACCCAGTTATTCCAAGCCAAGGGTCTCTTGGCGCAAGTGGTGATTTGGCGCCATTAGCACATTTGGCACTAGTGTTAGTAGGAGAAGGGGAAGCCATTTATTTAGGTGAAAAGCTTGAAGCAAAGGAAGCGTTAAGACGTGCTGGCTTAAAACCGATTCGTTTAAAAGCGAAGGAGGGTCTTGCATTAATTAATGGTACACAAGCGTTAACTTCTGTAGGGGTTTTAGCTTATATAGAAGCACAAAAACTGTTTCATTTGGCAAATAGAGTAGCTGCTTTAACGTTAGAAGGGTTAAGAGGAATTATCGATGCATTCTCGCCAGAGTCCCATTTAGTTAGACCATATCCAGAACAGCAGGAAGTGGCAGAACGGATCCTATCTTATGTTGCAGGCAGCAAGCTGACAACAAAACAGGGGGAGCTCCGGGTGCAGGATGCCTATTCGCTTCGTTGTATTCCTCAAGTGCATGGGGCGATTTCTCAAACATTAAATTATGTGAAAGAAAAGCTAATCATAGAAATAAATTCGGCGACAGATAATCCATTGATTTTTGCTGATAGCGGTAAAGTTATATCGGGCGGGAATTTCCACGGACAGCCAATCGCCTTTGCAATGGATTTCTTAAGTATTGGTGTTGCAGAAATTGCCAGTATATCTGAAAGACGAATTGAGCGCCTTGTTAATCCACAGTTAAATGATTTACCAGCATTTCTAAGCACAAATCCTGGCCTTGAATCAGGACTTATGATTACCCAATATGTAGCTGCTTCCTTAGTTTCAGAAAACAAAACATTGGCACATCCATCAAGTGTTGATTCCATTCCGTCTTCAGCAAATCAAGAGGATCATGTAAGCATGGGGACAACAGCAGCACGCCATGCCTATGAAATTGTGCAAAATGCCAGAAAAGTAGTTGCGATTGAAGCAATATGCGCAGCACAGGCAGCAGATATAAGAGGGTGTGAGAAACTTGCACCACAGTCAAAATTGCTTCATGAAAAAATTCGTGCAATCGTTCCTGTCATCATAAGTGATCGTGTTTTTGCTACAGATATTGAAAATTTAGATCAAGCCCTAAAGCAGGAAAACTGGTCTTTTGATACAGGTGCAATAACGCAAGGTAATGATTAA
- the hutU gene encoding urocanate hydratase: protein MEGKNKIIRAPRGTTLNTKGWEQEAVLRMLMNNLDPAVAEHPENLVVYGGIGKAARNWTAFENIVASLKSLEDNETLLVQSGKPVAIFKTHEAAPRVLLANSNIVPAWANWETFHELDKKGLMMYGQMTAGSWIYIGTQGIVQGTYETFAECANQHFNGTLKGTITVTAGLGGMGGAQPLAVTMAGGVLIGIDVDRSRIEKRIKTRYCDVLVETLDEAIAKADEAKKAGKPLSIGLVGNAAEVLPDMIKRRFIPDIVTDQTSAHDPLHGYLPIGFSLEDGEKLRKENGAEYVKKSKASMAVHVQAMLEMQQKGAIVFDYGNNIRQVAFDEGVENAFAFPGFVPAYIRPQFCEGKGPFRWVALSGDPEDIYKTDEVILREFSYNEHLCNWIRMAREKIEFQGLPARICWLGYGERAKFGKIINDMVASGELSAPIVIGRDHLDAGSVASPNRETEAMKDGSDAVADWPILNALLNTAAGASWVSVHHGGGVGMGYSVHAGMVVVADGTELAGQRLERVLTTDPGMGVVRHVDAGYELAIEAAKEKGINIPNLK, encoded by the coding sequence ATGGAAGGGAAAAACAAAATAATTCGCGCCCCTCGAGGAACTACATTAAATACAAAAGGATGGGAGCAAGAAGCGGTATTAAGAATGTTAATGAACAACTTAGATCCGGCAGTTGCGGAGCATCCTGAAAATCTGGTTGTTTACGGTGGCATCGGGAAGGCTGCCCGAAACTGGACTGCATTCGAGAATATTGTTGCATCCTTAAAATCGCTAGAGGACAACGAAACCTTGTTAGTACAATCAGGCAAACCAGTCGCCATCTTCAAAACGCATGAAGCTGCACCACGTGTCTTGTTAGCCAATTCTAATATTGTGCCAGCGTGGGCGAATTGGGAAACCTTTCACGAGCTTGATAAAAAGGGCTTAATGATGTATGGACAAATGACAGCTGGAAGCTGGATTTATATTGGCACACAAGGCATCGTTCAAGGAACATATGAAACCTTTGCTGAATGTGCAAACCAGCATTTTAACGGAACATTAAAGGGGACAATTACTGTAACAGCAGGGCTTGGCGGAATGGGTGGAGCGCAGCCTTTAGCTGTCACAATGGCAGGCGGTGTATTAATTGGCATCGATGTTGACAGGAGCCGCATTGAAAAGCGGATAAAAACACGCTATTGTGATGTCCTTGTAGAAACATTGGATGAAGCAATCGCTAAAGCGGACGAAGCGAAAAAAGCAGGAAAACCGCTATCAATTGGGTTAGTCGGCAATGCTGCTGAGGTGCTTCCAGACATGATTAAACGAAGATTTATTCCAGATATCGTAACAGATCAAACGTCTGCACATGATCCCCTTCATGGCTATTTACCAATTGGGTTTTCTTTAGAGGATGGGGAAAAGTTACGCAAAGAAAACGGAGCTGAATATGTAAAAAAATCAAAGGCTAGCATGGCCGTTCATGTTCAAGCAATGCTGGAGATGCAGCAAAAAGGTGCCATCGTTTTTGATTATGGCAATAATATCAGGCAGGTTGCTTTTGATGAAGGTGTTGAAAATGCCTTTGCTTTCCCAGGATTTGTACCTGCCTATATTCGCCCGCAGTTTTGTGAAGGGAAGGGGCCGTTCCGCTGGGTAGCATTATCTGGTGATCCAGAGGATATTTATAAAACAGATGAAGTCATCTTAAGAGAGTTTTCCTATAATGAACATTTATGTAATTGGATAAGGATGGCAAGAGAAAAAATTGAATTCCAAGGACTCCCGGCACGTATTTGCTGGTTAGGTTACGGGGAGCGTGCCAAATTTGGAAAAATCATCAATGACATGGTTGCGAGCGGAGAACTGTCTGCACCAATTGTGATTGGAAGAGACCATTTGGATGCAGGTTCTGTTGCTTCGCCAAATCGTGAAACGGAAGCAATGAAGGATGGCAGTGATGCAGTTGCAGACTGGCCAATCTTAAATGCATTACTTAATACAGCTGCTGGTGCAAGCTGGGTATCTGTTCACCATGGCGGCGGAGTTGGAATGGGCTATTCTGTCCATGCTGGAATGGTTGTCGTCGCAGATGGTACAGAATTAGCAGGGCAGAGGCTTGAAAGAGTACTCACAACAGATCCAGGAATGGGTGTTGTCCGTCATGTTGATGCAGGCTATGAATTAGCAATAGAAGCAGCGAAGGAAAAAGGAATCAATATCCCAAATCTAAAGTAA
- the hutI gene encoding imidazolonepropionase, which yields MSEYLYIKNASQVITVSGSSNKPKIGQEMSNIGVIENGSVLIKKDRIIYVGANQVVEQYVSRLSEPVEVINAAGKVVTPGLIDPHTHIVFAGSREKELEMRLKGAKYIDILKAGGGILSTTAETRQASEQQLISETVPRLDRFLQYGVTTIEAKSGYGLTTMDELKQLRVAKKLNDIHPIDLVSTFMGAHAVPHEYKENPDDFVQLIIKEMLPLVAKEKLAEFCDVFCEEGVFTVEQSKIILEEGKKHGLLPKIHADEIVPFGGAELAAEIGAVSADHLLRASEEGIQEMAEKGVIAVLLPGTAFFLMAEPANARKMIEAGVAVALSTDRNPGSSPTESLPFIMNLACLTMKMTPEEVLAACTINAAHAINRAHEIGSIEVGKKADLILFDARNYQTLQYNYAVNLVDTVIKNGKVVVKGGVNVAKREAFHQFSSTENRH from the coding sequence ATGTCTGAATATCTATACATTAAAAATGCATCCCAAGTAATTACCGTAAGCGGAAGCAGTAATAAACCAAAGATAGGCCAAGAAATGTCTAATATAGGTGTAATAGAAAATGGCAGTGTGTTAATAAAAAAGGACAGAATTATCTATGTCGGCGCAAATCAAGTAGTAGAGCAATATGTTAGTAGATTAAGTGAACCAGTTGAGGTTATTAATGCAGCAGGCAAGGTAGTAACACCAGGTTTAATTGATCCACATACACATATTGTTTTTGCTGGAAGTCGTGAGAAGGAATTAGAAATGCGCTTAAAGGGTGCAAAATACATTGATATTTTAAAAGCAGGAGGCGGAATATTAAGTACTACTGCCGAAACACGGCAAGCATCTGAACAACAACTAATCAGCGAGACAGTTCCACGTCTGGACCGCTTCCTGCAATATGGAGTTACAACAATAGAGGCGAAAAGCGGCTATGGGCTGACGACAATGGATGAATTGAAACAGCTAAGGGTTGCCAAAAAACTGAATGACATTCACCCGATTGATCTAGTCTCTACATTTATGGGAGCACATGCTGTTCCACATGAGTACAAGGAAAATCCTGATGATTTTGTCCAATTAATAATTAAGGAAATGCTTCCGCTTGTTGCGAAGGAAAAGCTAGCAGAGTTTTGCGATGTGTTTTGTGAAGAGGGAGTTTTTACAGTTGAACAGTCCAAGATAATATTAGAGGAAGGAAAAAAGCATGGGTTATTGCCAAAGATTCATGCAGATGAAATTGTCCCATTTGGTGGTGCTGAGTTAGCAGCAGAGATAGGTGCCGTTTCTGCAGACCATTTGTTAAGAGCTTCAGAAGAAGGGATACAGGAAATGGCGGAAAAAGGCGTAATTGCCGTACTTTTACCTGGAACAGCATTCTTTTTAATGGCAGAGCCTGCTAATGCAAGGAAAATGATTGAAGCTGGTGTTGCTGTTGCCCTTTCAACAGATCGAAACCCGGGCTCATCACCGACAGAATCCTTGCCATTTATTATGAATCTAGCGTGCTTAACAATGAAAATGACTCCAGAGGAAGTGTTAGCAGCCTGTACCATTAATGCAGCACATGCCATCAATAGGGCCCATGAAATTGGCAGTATTGAAGTTGGGAAAAAAGCAGATCTCATTTTGTTTGATGCGCGAAATTATCAAACCCTTCAATACAACTATGCTGTTAATTTAGTTGATACTGTGATTAAGAATGGCAAAGTCGTTGTTAAAGGTGGTGTAAATGTTGCAAAAAGGGAAGCTTTCCATCAATTTAGCTCGACTGAAAACAGACATTGA
- a CDS encoding Zn-dependent hydrolase → MLQKGKLSINLARLKTDIEELGEFGKNDKGGLDRTTFTSSELAAREWLKSRLCHSNLVVKVDEAANIWGKRKGAKDLPSIVFGSHIDTVPNGGKYDGALGVLMALEVLRVLEENSIVTRHPLEFVSFSAEEPNPFGLSTFGSRAVSGKLTKAKIIDVADAAGTKLTDALRAAGGSLEQFANCIRKPIELSAYLEVHIEQGKRLVNSSIPIGIVMAITGIYREHITVIGEANHAGTTLMEDRKDALTAASELILSLERACLKHPSNEVVGTIGKITVSPNAPNIIPDKVTMSLEIRGKTSLEIQEILTAFTLDCLDCEEKRAVQIERKVLLDQAPAEMDEVVIEAIKNSAELLNFPYLVLGSMAGHDAAHMAAITRSGMIFVPSVGGKSHCPEEESRLEDMEKAANVLLHSILSLDEKLDV, encoded by the coding sequence ATGTTGCAAAAAGGGAAGCTTTCCATCAATTTAGCTCGACTGAAAACAGACATTGAAGAGCTTGGGGAATTCGGTAAAAACGACAAAGGTGGTCTTGATAGAACCACCTTTACTTCAAGTGAATTAGCAGCAAGAGAATGGCTGAAAAGTCGTCTTTGCCATTCGAATTTGGTTGTAAAGGTTGACGAAGCCGCAAATATTTGGGGGAAACGTAAGGGGGCTAAGGATCTTCCGAGTATTGTGTTTGGCTCACATATTGATACAGTCCCAAACGGCGGGAAATATGACGGAGCACTTGGTGTATTAATGGCTCTTGAAGTATTGAGAGTATTGGAAGAAAACAGCATAGTGACAAGGCATCCACTCGAGTTCGTTTCATTTAGTGCGGAAGAACCTAATCCTTTTGGATTGTCTACATTTGGTAGCAGGGCGGTTAGCGGCAAATTGACAAAAGCTAAAATTATAGATGTAGCAGATGCAGCCGGAACGAAGCTCACAGATGCATTACGAGCTGCAGGGGGCAGCCTTGAGCAATTTGCGAACTGTATAAGAAAACCGATAGAACTTAGTGCTTATTTAGAGGTGCATATTGAACAAGGCAAAAGGCTTGTCAACAGTTCCATACCTATCGGGATTGTAATGGCAATAACAGGTATCTATCGTGAACACATAACCGTTATCGGTGAGGCTAATCATGCTGGAACTACGTTAATGGAAGACAGGAAAGATGCCTTAACTGCAGCATCAGAGCTTATATTGTCGTTAGAGCGTGCCTGTTTAAAACACCCTTCAAATGAAGTGGTTGGCACGATTGGAAAGATTACTGTCAGCCCGAATGCACCAAATATTATCCCTGATAAAGTAACAATGTCATTAGAAATAAGAGGGAAAACATCGCTTGAAATACAGGAGATATTAACAGCTTTTACGCTCGATTGCTTGGATTGTGAGGAGAAACGAGCTGTGCAAATAGAAAGAAAAGTGTTGTTAGACCAAGCGCCAGCTGAAATGGATGAAGTAGTAATCGAAGCAATAAAAAACAGTGCAGAGCTTCTTAATTTCCCTTATTTAGTACTTGGCAGCATGGCAGGACATGATGCGGCACATATGGCAGCAATAACAAGAAGCGGCATGATATTTGTTCCAAGTGTTGGCGGGAAAAGTCACTGTCCAGAGGAAGAAAGCCGATTGGAGGACATGGAAAAAGCGGCAAATGTGCTGCTGCATTCGATTCTTTCATTAGACGAAAAATTAGATGTGTAA
- a CDS encoding amidohydrolase family protein yields the protein MSMIYAADLVYINSQFQKNHAIYVLDGVIKEIGPKKQLTEKYKGIAVVEWKDKAILPGTVNAHNHSFQSLLRGIAVDRPFLEWRDQALYRYTPLLDEEAIYSGALFAFGEMLKYGVTTVSDFFYVHNGGISTDEAVIQAAKDIGIRLVFARTMYDWEGAPISYQESVAEAVDRTRQLAIKYQGDAMVSIHPAPHSPHAASPEMIKAGHRLAKELNTPFHIHVAEEIFEVDETLEKFGLRPVHYLDSLGVVDDSMIAIHLVWLDDSEIKLLGQRKTALAYCPSSNMFLSDGVTRIPDLLEAGVRISLGSDGACSNNRISIFEEMRMCSLLQKVTRLDGTCINAKQVYNMGTKAGAEMLQLSTGEIKAGMKADFVTLDINDLSLSPKTELFANVVYSLQPNAITDVIVDGKIIVEDRSIKTISEQHIVNRVDSLMEKWKTI from the coding sequence ATGAGTATGATATATGCTGCTGATTTAGTTTATATAAATAGCCAATTTCAAAAGAATCATGCCATTTATGTCTTGGATGGAGTAATAAAGGAAATTGGTCCAAAGAAACAGCTTACCGAAAAATATAAAGGAATAGCTGTGGTAGAGTGGAAGGACAAAGCAATCTTGCCAGGAACTGTTAATGCTCATAATCATTCGTTTCAAAGCTTACTGAGAGGAATTGCTGTGGATCGTCCGTTTTTAGAATGGAGAGATCAAGCATTGTACCGTTACACACCATTATTGGATGAGGAAGCAATTTATTCGGGAGCACTCTTTGCTTTTGGAGAAATGCTGAAATACGGCGTAACAACTGTCAGTGACTTTTTTTATGTCCATAATGGTGGAATTTCCACAGATGAAGCGGTGATTCAAGCAGCAAAGGATATTGGAATCCGCCTTGTTTTCGCGAGGACAATGTATGATTGGGAAGGTGCTCCAATCAGTTATCAAGAAAGTGTAGCAGAGGCTGTTGACCGAACAAGACAGCTCGCAATTAAGTATCAAGGAGACGCAATGGTATCTATTCATCCTGCGCCACATAGTCCTCACGCGGCATCACCGGAAATGATTAAGGCAGGACACCGTCTTGCGAAGGAATTAAATACACCATTTCATATTCATGTGGCAGAAGAAATATTTGAAGTTGATGAGACACTTGAAAAGTTTGGCTTACGTCCAGTTCATTATCTCGATTCGCTTGGTGTTGTCGATGATAGTATGATTGCTATTCATCTAGTTTGGTTGGATGACAGTGAAATAAAATTATTAGGACAAAGAAAAACAGCGCTCGCTTATTGCCCATCAAGTAATATGTTTTTATCTGATGGAGTGACAAGAATACCAGATTTACTTGAGGCAGGTGTCCGTATTTCACTTGGTTCAGATGGAGCCTGCAGCAATAATCGAATCAGTATTTTCGAAGAAATGAGAATGTGCTCTCTTCTGCAAAAGGTAACTCGCCTTGATGGTACTTGTATTAATGCAAAACAAGTATACAACATGGGAACAAAAGCAGGAGCGGAAATGCTGCAGCTGTCAACAGGCGAGATTAAAGCAGGAATGAAGGCAGACTTCGTTACATTAGATATAAACGATTTATCCCTTTCCCCAAAAACAGAGTTATTTGCAAATGTAGTTTATTCCCTCCAACCAAATGCGATTACAGATGTAATAGTAGACGGCAAAATAATAGTAGAAGACCGCAGCATAAAGACCATTTCAGAGCAGCATATAGTCAATCGAGTGGATAGTTTAATGGAAAAGTGGAAAACAATCTAA
- a CDS encoding cupin domain-containing protein produces MSYSSINFQDKFAKFTDQWSPKVIAEMNDYQFKLVKVLGEFVWHKHEETDEVFIVMEGSLIIEFRDGQVPLKAGEMFVIPKNVEHKPFAASEYKIMLVEPKGVVNTGEERTSQTAENDVWI; encoded by the coding sequence ATGAGCTATTCTTCAATAAACTTTCAAGATAAATTTGCAAAATTTACGGATCAATGGTCACCAAAAGTCATTGCCGAAATGAATGACTATCAATTTAAATTAGTTAAGGTGCTTGGTGAGTTTGTTTGGCATAAGCATGAAGAAACAGATGAAGTGTTTATTGTAATGGAAGGCAGTTTAATCATCGAATTCAGGGATGGTCAAGTTCCATTAAAGGCAGGAGAAATGTTTGTAATTCCGAAGAATGTTGAACATAAGCCATTTGCTGCTTCGGAATACAAAATTATGCTTGTTGAACCTAAAGGTGTAGTTAATACTGGCGAGGAAAGAACCTCCCAAACAGCAGAAAATGATGTTTGGATATAA
- a CDS encoding phosphotransferase family protein yields the protein MELGSLIATGNTADIFMCNNKIVKLFKEYLPPNEALSEATKQKFAYSCGLNVPKVFEVTKINGTQAIIMEHINGETLGQLIQDNIESVEHYISILVNVQNEIHTVEINSDEIESMAEKLNRQINSARTLGEEQKIKLLSRLRFLQYKSKLCHGDLHPYNLLVSNETISIIDWVDASAGDPRADVCRSYLLFSSYSHELAELYLRSYCDKTNLSEKAILEWLPIIAGARLNEKISPQETKRLEKIVGQFCANN from the coding sequence GTGGAATTAGGAAGTCTGATTGCTACTGGTAATACCGCTGATATATTTATGTGCAATAATAAAATAGTGAAGCTGTTTAAAGAATATTTACCACCAAATGAAGCCTTGTCTGAAGCTACAAAACAAAAGTTTGCTTATTCGTGCGGCCTTAATGTCCCGAAGGTGTTTGAAGTTACCAAAATAAATGGAACACAGGCTATTATTATGGAACACATAAACGGCGAAACGCTTGGTCAGCTTATTCAGGACAATATCGAGTCTGTCGAGCATTATATAAGCATCCTCGTTAATGTGCAGAACGAGATACATACAGTTGAAATAAATTCCGATGAAATAGAATCTATGGCAGAAAAATTGAACCGCCAAATTAATTCAGCCCGTACTTTAGGCGAAGAACAAAAGATTAAACTTTTAAGTAGATTAAGATTCCTACAATATAAATCTAAACTATGTCATGGTGATCTCCATCCATATAATTTACTTGTAAGTAATGAGACGATAAGTATAATTGACTGGGTAGATGCGAGTGCTGGTGATCCGAGAGCAGACGTTTGTCGCAGCTATTTATTATTTTCATCCTATTCCCATGAATTAGCAGAATTATATCTTCGCTCCTACTGTGATAAGACCAATTTATCTGAAAAGGCTATTTTAGAATGGCTGCCAATTATTGCAGGCGCCAGACTGAATGAAAAAATTTCCCCACAAGAAACTAAGCGTCTTGAAAAGATTGTTGGCCAGTTTTGTGCCAATAATTAA
- a CDS encoding DMT family transporter, translating into MKNWHYVLIVFLGGCSYGILSTFVKLAYANGFSVQEITGGQYLFGTVIIWLLVALTKKHQISRNQAIKLLLSGVPFGLTGIFYYHSLQSLHASLAIIFLFQYIWIGSLLELVFFKKKPSLEKLVAIVILLAGSLLAAGILSDTGVTVSLQGAMWGMLSAVTFATFIFLSGSVGKDTAPLLKSALLSSGGLIIVFIVFPPLYLVDLPVLIGVTKFGLILGFFGAVLPPLLFSIGMPKIGPGLGTILTASELPVAVLMSAFVLKEDVSGWQWIGVAIILGGIAASNLKYSKSSLKTKPNNSLAS; encoded by the coding sequence ATGAAAAACTGGCATTATGTATTAATTGTTTTCTTAGGTGGCTGCAGTTATGGCATCTTATCAACGTTTGTTAAACTTGCTTACGCTAATGGATTTTCGGTGCAGGAGATAACAGGTGGACAATATTTATTTGGGACAGTGATTATTTGGCTGCTTGTAGCATTAACAAAAAAACATCAAATCTCACGAAATCAAGCGATAAAGCTGCTGTTATCAGGTGTTCCGTTTGGTTTAACTGGAATATTCTATTATCATTCGCTGCAATCACTTCATGCTTCATTGGCTATTATTTTTCTTTTTCAATATATTTGGATCGGTTCGCTGCTAGAGCTAGTATTCTTTAAAAAGAAGCCTTCACTAGAAAAACTTGTTGCCATCGTTATTCTTCTTGCAGGTTCCCTTTTAGCTGCAGGAATCCTTTCAGATACAGGAGTTACTGTATCCTTACAAGGTGCTATGTGGGGAATGCTTTCTGCAGTGACGTTTGCTACTTTTATTTTCCTTAGTGGTTCTGTCGGAAAAGATACAGCACCTTTGTTAAAAAGTGCATTGCTGTCTAGTGGGGGATTAATCATTGTGTTTATTGTGTTTCCACCATTATATTTAGTTGATTTACCTGTATTAATAGGAGTAACAAAGTTCGGCTTAATCCTTGGCTTTTTTGGTGCTGTACTGCCGCCATTATTATTTTCAATTGGAATGCCAAAGATTGGCCCAGGACTTGGCACAATCCTTACAGCATCTGAGCTTCCTGTAGCTGTACTTATGTCTGCCTTTGTTCTAAAAGAAGATGTAAGTGGCTGGCAATGGATAGGAGTGGCGATAATTTTAGGAGGAATTGCTGCAAGTAATTTAAAGTATTCTAAATCTAGCTTGAAGACGAAACCAAATAATTCTTTAGCAAGTTAA